The region ACAGGGCATTAGGGAAACTTATGGTTGGTGGGAACAGGACCTGGACAGCTAAACCCGATGACAGCAGCGGTCAAGGCAGCGATCGTGCAGGCAGATGTAGTCATCGGCTATTCTCTCTACATTGAGTTGATTGCAGTCTTGCTACGTCCAGGACAGATTATGGAAACCCCGCCGATCCCGCAAGAGCAACAACAGGCAGAACGGGCGATCGCCCTGGCTGACTGGGGCTTATCAGTTACGGTTGTGTCATCCGGCGATTGCGGTATTTACGGCGCTTGCCGAGTTTGTCCACTATCCTATTGATAGGCTCACAACGGTTTTAATCGGCAACCAGAGTACCCGCATCTATGCTGATTGGATGATTACGCCTTGTGGATACCTGGGGTTCGATCGCCCTCAACCTTTAGATTAGCAACGATGACTTTAAACCACTCTCCCAAACTAAATGGTTCGCTTCTACGGCAATGGCTGATGGCGCTAGTAGGGGCGATCGCTCTCCTACTTATCACACTCCCAGTTCAAGCAGTTCCCACTGGAGCCAAATTTTCCCAGCAATATGCCCCACCCCCTTCTTACAGCAATGCCGAACTAGCTGATCAAGACTTTTCCGGGCAGATTCTGCGCGTAGCAGAGTTCTCCAATGCCAATCTTAATCGGGTGAACTTTACCAACGCCGACCTTAGAGGAGCCGTGATGAGTGCCTCTACGATGGTAGATACCTCGTTGCATGGTGCTGACTTAACTCAAGCCATGCTGGATCAGGTCAAGATGATCCGAACAGATCTCAGCGATGCCATCCTGGCAAACACTATTTTGCTTAGAACCACCTTTGAAAACATCAACCTGGAAGGTGCAGATTTCACTGATGCCATTTTGGACGGTGCCCAGGTTAAAGCATTGTGCCAGTTTGCCAGCGGAGCGAATTCCAAAACTGGAGTTTCTACTCGCGATTCGTTGGGATGCTAAACCACCTCCAGCTAGAGACCCAGAGTTTCCTCTAAGAGAAACTACAGTTCCAGACTTGAAAGCGACTTAAATCAGCGTGCCAGCAAGCCGTCATAATCAGACTCATAGTCAGAAATCCAATGTTTAACTCGCCCGCAAATCCTCAACCCAACACACCACTTGCACCTCTAGCAACTCAACGCCGAGTCGTTGGAGTGATTGGAGGAGGTCAGCTTGCTTGGATGATGGCAGAGGCAGCGAAATCTTTAAAGATTGATTTGGTTGTACAAACGCCAAGCGATCGCGATCCGGCAGTAGCAATTGCCACTCAAACGATTCTGGCTCCTGTTGCCGATGCTCAGGCAACCGCCCGACTTGCTTCCCAATGTGATGTTATTACCTTTGAAAATGAATTTGTTGATCTGGAAGCCCTGCATCAACTTGCTGACCAGGGTGTTTGTTTTCGTCCTAGTTTAGATGCATTAGACCCACTACTAGATAAGTTTCACCAGCGATCGTTTCTCAAGCAGCTTGGTCTCCCAACTCCGTCGTTTACCGCGGTAACTACCGATGACCTGAAAGCAACAACTCTCCATACGTTTCCGCTGGTGCTCAAAACTCGGCGACATGGGTATGACGGGCAAGGAACATTCATTGTGCAAAATACAGCAGAACTGGACGCCATTTTGCCGGGCTTGAACACGGTTCCGCTACTGCTAGAAGAATTTGTGCCATTTGAGCGAGAGTTGGCAGTAATGGCAGCCCGATCGCTGGCAGGGGAGGTGGTGATTTATCCAGTGGTAGAAACCGCACAGAAACAGCAAGTGTGTCGCTGGGTCATCGCACCGGCAGAAGTTTCGGACTTGGTAGTAGACCAAGTGAAGGCTATCGCCGAAGCAATCCTCACTAACTTGCAAGTGGTCGGGATTTTTGGCATTGAACTATTCCTGACGACGGAGGGCACTGTGTTAGTCAACGAGATTGCTCCCCGCACACACAATTCTGGACACTTTACTCTGGATGCTTGCAAAACTTCGCAGTTTGAACAGCAACTTCGAGCAGTTTGCGGCTTGCCACTGGGTAGCCCAGCCATGCTTGCAGATGGCGCAGTGATGGTGAATTTGCTAGGTTATGAAGACTCTCATAGCGACTATGCCGAAAAGCGTCAGCAATTAGCGGCTCTAAATAATGCCCATGTGTATTGGTATGGCAAAGCAGAATCTCATCCTGGACGAAAGTTGGGACACGTTACCATATTGCTAAACTATCAGCCAGGT is a window of Leptolyngbyaceae cyanobacterium JSC-12 DNA encoding:
- a CDS encoding putative low-complexity protein (IMG reference gene:2510096960~PFAM: Pentapeptide repeats (8 copies)), which codes for MTLNHSPKLNGSLLRQWLMALVGAIALLLITLPVQAVPTGAKFSQQYAPPPSYSNAELADQDFSGQILRVAEFSNANLNRVNFTNADLRGAVMSASTMVDTSLHGADLTQAMLDQVKMIRTDLSDAILANTILLRTTFENINLEGADFTDAILDGAQVKALCQFASGANSKTGVSTRDSLGC
- a CDS encoding 5-(carboxyamino)imidazole ribonucleotide synthase (IMG reference gene:2510096961~PFAM: ATP-grasp domain~TIGRFAM: phosphoribosylaminoimidazole carboxylase, PurK protein), with product MFNSPANPQPNTPLAPLATQRRVVGVIGGGQLAWMMAEAAKSLKIDLVVQTPSDRDPAVAIATQTILAPVADAQATARLASQCDVITFENEFVDLEALHQLADQGVCFRPSLDALDPLLDKFHQRSFLKQLGLPTPSFTAVTTDDLKATTLHTFPLVLKTRRHGYDGQGTFIVQNTAELDAILPGLNTVPLLLEEFVPFERELAVMAARSLAGEVVIYPVVETAQKQQVCRWVIAPAEVSDLVVDQVKAIAEAILTNLQVVGIFGIELFLTTEGTVLVNEIAPRTHNSGHFTLDACKTSQFEQQLRAVCGLPLGSPAMLADGAVMVNLLGYEDSHSDYAEKRQQLAALNNAHVYWYGKAESHPGRKLGHVTILLNYQPGETIRQQAIAQLQTIESIWYSS